A single Methylobacterium sp. 17Sr1-1 DNA region contains:
- a CDS encoding SDR family oxidoreductase has translation MRVTLVTGAGSGIGRATALALAAPGDGLVLHSGRNAAGLDAVAEAVRARGAAVATWLGDLADPETGPCGVALAAETFGRLDAVVAAAGKAQRGGALALDPGSLAGALALSAESFLRLAQAAAPLLRGAQAPRIVAVSSYVAHLYRTDLGLFSASSAGRAALEALVRSLARELAPGGIAVNAVAPGLTRKDPGRAGSLSAEAIATLESAIPLGRRADPAEIAAVIAFLASPAASYVTGQVIHVDGGLT, from the coding sequence GTGAGGGTCACCCTGGTCACGGGTGCCGGCAGCGGCATCGGCCGCGCCACGGCCCTGGCGCTGGCAGCCCCCGGCGACGGCCTGGTGCTGCATAGCGGCCGCAACGCGGCGGGCCTCGACGCGGTGGCCGAAGCGGTTCGGGCCCGGGGCGCCGCGGTCGCGACCTGGCTCGGCGACCTCGCCGACCCGGAGACCGGGCCATGCGGCGTGGCGCTCGCGGCTGAGACCTTCGGGCGCCTCGACGCCGTGGTGGCCGCCGCCGGCAAGGCGCAGCGCGGCGGCGCGCTCGCCCTCGACCCCGGCAGCCTCGCCGGCGCGCTCGCCCTCTCGGCCGAGTCGTTCCTGCGGCTCGCGCAGGCGGCCGCGCCGCTGCTGCGGGGTGCCCAAGCCCCGCGGATCGTCGCGGTGTCGTCCTACGTCGCCCACCTCTACCGGACCGATCTCGGCCTGTTCTCCGCCTCCTCCGCCGGCCGCGCCGCCCTGGAGGCCCTGGTGCGGAGCCTCGCCCGCGAGCTGGCACCCGGCGGCATCGCCGTCAACGCCGTGGCGCCGGGCCTGACCCGCAAGGATCCGGGCCGCGCCGGGTCCTTGTCGGCGGAGGCGATCGCGACCCTCGAATCGGCCATCCCCCTCGGACGGCGGGCCGATCCGGCGGAGATCGCGGCGGTCATCGCGTTCCTCGCCTCCCCGGCGGCGTCCTACGTCACCGGCCAGGTCATCCACGTCGACGGAGGGCTCACGTGA
- a CDS encoding amino acid ABC transporter ATP-binding protein gives MAETPKIAITHLAKSFGANTVLKDVSLAVPVGGVVALIGPSGSGKSTLLRCINLLVVPDSGEVRVGADAFRFGPGTKLPGTKALARFRAGTGMVFQHFNLFPHLTALQNVMEGPLTVQRLPKAQAEARARALLAKVGLADKAEQYPSRLSGGQKQRVAIARALAMEPEVMLFDEATSALDPELVGEVLGVMRALAADGMTMVIVTHEIAFAREVADRVVFLRDGVVVEEGPARTLIDAPQHPDTRAFLAHFHRRGEAVPS, from the coding sequence ATGGCAGAGACTCCCAAGATCGCGATCACGCATCTCGCCAAGAGCTTCGGCGCCAACACGGTGCTCAAGGACGTGTCGCTCGCCGTGCCGGTGGGCGGGGTGGTGGCGCTGATCGGGCCGTCGGGCTCCGGCAAGTCCACCCTGCTCCGCTGCATCAACCTCCTGGTGGTGCCGGATTCGGGCGAGGTCCGGGTCGGGGCCGACGCGTTCCGGTTCGGTCCCGGCACCAAGCTGCCGGGGACGAAGGCGCTGGCGCGGTTCCGCGCCGGGACCGGCATGGTGTTCCAGCACTTCAACCTGTTTCCGCACCTCACGGCGCTGCAAAACGTCATGGAGGGGCCGCTCACCGTGCAGCGCCTGCCCAAGGCGCAGGCCGAGGCGCGGGCCCGCGCGCTGCTCGCCAAGGTCGGCCTCGCCGACAAGGCCGAGCAGTATCCGAGCCGGCTCTCGGGCGGGCAGAAGCAGCGCGTCGCCATCGCGCGGGCCCTCGCCATGGAGCCCGAGGTGATGCTGTTCGACGAGGCGACCTCGGCCCTCGACCCCGAGCTCGTCGGCGAAGTGCTCGGCGTGATGCGGGCGCTCGCCGCCGACGGCATGACGATGGTGATCGTCACCCACGAGATCGCCTTCGCCCGCGAGGTCGCCGACCGGGTGGTCTTCCTGCGCGACGGCGTCGTGGTCGAGGAGGGACCGGCCCGCACCCTGATCGACGCGCCGCAGCACCCCGACACCCGGGCCTTCCTCGCCCATTTCCATCGCCGCGGCGAGGCGGTGCCCTCGTGA
- a CDS encoding amino acid ABC transporter permease has protein sequence MYTWDFGSLWTYRWLFVQGLGVTAAFTVAIVVIGLLVGLGAGLAKLSPIAPLRWLSNAYIEVFRCTPLLVQLVWFYYALPILSGIEISAVGASVLALSLYGGSFYAEIIRGGIVSIDRGQGEAAAALGMTPAQSLRRIVLPQALKRMVPPLMNQSIIQFKNTSLVSVLAVPDLLYQGQVAAHDSYRPLEIYTLVAVLYFAALYPLTWIVRRGERRLATSD, from the coding sequence ATGTACACTTGGGATTTCGGCTCGCTCTGGACCTACCGCTGGCTGTTCGTCCAGGGGCTCGGCGTCACCGCGGCCTTCACGGTCGCGATCGTGGTGATCGGCCTCCTGGTCGGCTTGGGCGCCGGTCTCGCCAAGCTCTCGCCCATCGCGCCCCTGCGCTGGCTCAGCAACGCCTATATCGAGGTGTTCCGCTGCACCCCGCTCCTGGTGCAGCTGGTGTGGTTCTACTACGCCCTGCCGATCCTCTCAGGCATCGAGATCTCGGCGGTCGGCGCCTCGGTGCTGGCGCTGTCGCTCTACGGCGGCTCGTTCTACGCCGAGATCATCCGCGGCGGCATCGTGTCGATCGACCGCGGCCAGGGCGAGGCGGCGGCGGCCCTCGGCATGACTCCGGCGCAGAGCCTGCGCCGGATCGTCCTGCCCCAGGCGCTCAAGCGCATGGTGCCGCCGCTGATGAACCAGTCGATCATCCAGTTCAAGAACACGTCCCTCGTCTCGGTGCTGGCGGTGCCGGACCTGCTCTACCAGGGCCAGGTCGCGGCCCATGACAGCTACCGGCCGCTGGAGATCTACACCCTCGTGGCGGTCCTGTACTTCGCGGCGCTCTATCCCCTCACCTGGATCGTGCGCCGGGGCGAGCGGCGCCTCGCCACCAGCGATTGA
- a CDS encoding transporter substrate-binding domain-containing protein — translation MLSRRSLAGLVGAGSVAAGAVASALVTPAQAQDAAESAFDRIRRTKKLRTAAVAGGAPYYQKDIATGQWRGFYVDMAKALATELEAELELSETTWGNAVLDLQANKIDLFFGLNPTPKRALVVDFSVPVFSNAFTVIAKKGFSPKTWAELNSPDVKLAVDVGSSHDAVVTRLCPKAQVVRFKSADEATLALSTGRVDAQCLILMLAMTVLKKNSGLGQLVVPNPVFATTSNAGFRRERDKTLRDFVNTWIDYNKGLGFIRQTIVSNMELVGVTEADMPAGVSL, via the coding sequence ATGCTGTCACGCAGATCGCTGGCAGGCCTGGTTGGGGCCGGCTCCGTGGCGGCGGGGGCGGTCGCCTCCGCGCTCGTCACCCCGGCCCAGGCGCAGGACGCCGCCGAGAGCGCCTTCGACCGGATCCGCCGAACGAAGAAGCTGCGCACCGCGGCGGTGGCCGGCGGGGCGCCGTACTACCAGAAGGACATTGCGACCGGTCAGTGGCGCGGCTTCTACGTCGACATGGCGAAGGCCCTGGCGACCGAGCTCGAGGCGGAGCTGGAGCTCTCCGAGACCACCTGGGGCAACGCGGTGCTCGATCTTCAGGCCAACAAGATCGACCTGTTCTTCGGCCTCAACCCGACCCCGAAGCGGGCGCTGGTGGTCGATTTCTCCGTGCCGGTGTTCAGCAACGCCTTTACCGTCATCGCCAAGAAGGGTTTTTCGCCCAAGACCTGGGCCGAGCTGAACAGCCCGGACGTGAAGCTCGCGGTCGATGTCGGCTCCTCGCACGACGCCGTCGTGACCCGGCTCTGCCCGAAGGCGCAGGTCGTGCGCTTCAAGTCCGCCGACGAGGCGACGCTGGCGCTCTCGACCGGCCGGGTCGACGCGCAATGCCTGATCCTGATGCTGGCGATGACCGTGCTGAAGAAGAACTCAGGCCTCGGGCAGCTGGTGGTGCCGAACCCGGTCTTCGCCACCACCTCGAATGCCGGCTTCCGGCGCGAGCGCGACAAGACCCTGCGCGACTTCGTCAACACCTGGATCGACTACAACAAGGGCCTCGGCTTCATCCGCCAGACCATCGTGTCGAACATGGAGCTGGTGGGCGTGACCGAGGCCGACATGCCGGCCGGCGTCTCGCTGTGA
- a CDS encoding nitroreductase, producing the protein MTERNAVDAAITSRRSVRGFRPDPVPEATIRDLIALAGRAPSGSNIQPWKAHVVTGAALRRLTDALTAAHESDAPEAREYEYYPVTWREPYLGRRRALGWQLYGLAGIAKGDKAGAKRQMGRNFTFFGAPVGLVFTIDRDMEQGSWLDYGMFLQTLMLAARGRGLDTCPQAAIASYPAVVRAELGVPESEMVVCGMALGHADPEEPVNALRAEREPVEVYTVLHDE; encoded by the coding sequence ATGACGGAGCGCAACGCCGTCGACGCGGCGATCACCAGCCGGCGCAGCGTCCGGGGTTTTCGGCCCGATCCGGTGCCGGAGGCGACGATCCGCGACCTGATCGCGCTCGCCGGACGGGCGCCGAGCGGCAGCAACATCCAGCCCTGGAAGGCCCACGTCGTCACGGGCGCGGCCCTGCGACGCCTCACCGACGCCCTCACGGCGGCGCACGAGAGCGACGCGCCGGAGGCCCGCGAGTACGAGTATTATCCGGTGACCTGGCGCGAGCCGTATCTCGGCAGGCGCCGGGCGCTCGGCTGGCAGCTCTACGGGCTCGCTGGCATCGCCAAGGGCGACAAGGCGGGCGCCAAGCGCCAGATGGGGCGCAACTTCACGTTCTTCGGCGCGCCCGTCGGCCTCGTCTTCACCATCGACCGCGACATGGAGCAGGGCAGCTGGCTCGATTACGGCATGTTCCTCCAGACCCTGATGCTCGCCGCCCGCGGCCGCGGCCTCGACACCTGCCCGCAGGCGGCGATCGCGAGCTACCCGGCGGTGGTGCGGGCCGAGCTCGGGGTGCCGGAGAGCGAGATGGTGGTGTGCGGGATGGCGCTTGGGCACGCCGACCCGGAGGAGCCGGTGAATGCGTTGCGGGCGGAGCGGGAGCCGGTGGAGGTGTATACGGTGTTACACGATGAGTGA
- a CDS encoding MFS transporter, which translates to MPNSPHRGPGFYGWYIVAAAFVVAVFGWGFGFYGPPVYLEAVRQARGWPIALVSGAVTVHFLTGTGIIAGLPLLHRRFGLPAVTFAGAVLLAVGVLGWALARTPWQLYLAAVLSGAAWPTMGAAAVNAIVAPWFVAKRPAALSMAYNGASIGGVVFSPLWVALIGRIGFPMAALVVGTGMIAVLGALAWLVLPRTPASMGQVPDGEDAGGPGQAPKAAAALPAAPLARDRAFVTLSAGMALALFAQIGLIAQLISLLAPTLGPDGAGLAAGLATAAAIVGRIAVGWAMPAGTDRRRVAVLSLLIQAVGCGVLMLAEATAPFLLLGAILVGLGIGNATSLPPLIAQVEFAPAEAPRVVALIVAISQGAYAFAPAAFGLMRQAGSDRAVFVVAIVIQVAAAGAYLAGIRAHTRRGGTPGPSSATPPSAMRSL; encoded by the coding sequence GTGCCGAACTCCCCACATCGCGGGCCGGGCTTCTATGGCTGGTACATCGTCGCGGCGGCCTTCGTCGTCGCCGTCTTCGGCTGGGGCTTCGGGTTCTACGGCCCGCCGGTCTATCTCGAGGCGGTCCGGCAGGCGCGGGGATGGCCGATCGCCCTCGTGTCCGGCGCCGTGACCGTCCATTTCCTGACGGGCACCGGAATCATCGCTGGCCTGCCCCTCCTGCACCGTCGCTTCGGCCTGCCCGCCGTCACGTTCGCCGGCGCCGTCCTGCTGGCGGTCGGCGTGCTCGGCTGGGCCCTCGCGCGGACGCCGTGGCAGCTCTACCTCGCCGCCGTTTTGAGCGGGGCCGCCTGGCCGACGATGGGGGCGGCCGCCGTCAACGCGATCGTCGCCCCCTGGTTCGTCGCGAAGCGTCCGGCGGCGCTGAGCATGGCCTATAATGGTGCGAGCATCGGCGGGGTCGTCTTCTCCCCGCTCTGGGTGGCCCTGATCGGCCGCATCGGTTTCCCCATGGCCGCCCTCGTGGTCGGGACCGGCATGATCGCGGTGCTCGGCGCGCTGGCGTGGCTCGTCCTGCCCCGGACCCCGGCGAGCATGGGGCAGGTGCCGGACGGAGAGGATGCCGGCGGTCCCGGCCAGGCGCCGAAGGCGGCCGCGGCGCTCCCCGCGGCGCCGCTCGCCCGCGATCGGGCCTTCGTGACGCTAAGTGCCGGCATGGCCCTGGCGCTGTTCGCGCAGATCGGCCTCATCGCGCAGCTGATCTCCCTGCTCGCCCCCACGCTCGGCCCGGACGGGGCGGGACTGGCGGCCGGGCTGGCGACCGCGGCGGCGATCGTCGGGCGCATCGCGGTCGGATGGGCGATGCCGGCCGGCACGGATCGCCGCCGCGTGGCCGTGCTCAGCCTCCTGATCCAGGCCGTCGGGTGCGGGGTCCTGATGCTGGCGGAGGCGACGGCGCCCTTCCTGCTGCTCGGCGCGATCCTCGTCGGCCTCGGCATCGGCAACGCCACGTCGCTGCCGCCGCTCATCGCCCAGGTCGAGTTCGCCCCGGCCGAGGCGCCGCGGGTCGTCGCGCTCATCGTGGCGATCTCGCAAGGCGCCTACGCCTTCGCGCCGGCGGCGTTCGGGCTGATGCGCCAGGCGGGGTCCGACCGGGCGGTCTTCGTGGTCGCGATCGTCATCCAGGTCGCCGCGGCCGGCGCGTATCTGGCGGGGATCCGGGCCCATACGCGACGCGGCGGGACACCCGGGCCGTCTTCCGCGACCCCGCCCTCCGCGATGCGGAGCCTCTGA
- a CDS encoding DMT family transporter, protein MLARRAAFVLFGTVVLAWGCNWPVTKILVATIPPLWITALRCWIAFAALVAILGATGRLNLPPRGDAPVILGVALLHMVGFSTLTAAGLAYLPAGKAIVLGYTTPLWVALAAPVILGERLARGSAIGVATGLAGLAVLLNPFAFDWTARDTIIGCALVLAASLCWAANILVGRAHRWIAPPLQLLPWQTALAGTVLTLAALLREGPPHVAWTGETIGLLAFSGLVGTGLAYWAMSMVTRSLPALATALGVTATPIVGIAIATAMLGEPLDGTLAVSAALVVGGIVASTVAASR, encoded by the coding sequence ATGCTGGCGCGCCGCGCCGCTTTCGTCCTCTTCGGCACCGTGGTCCTGGCCTGGGGCTGCAACTGGCCGGTGACCAAGATCCTCGTCGCCACAATTCCCCCGCTGTGGATCACCGCCCTGCGGTGCTGGATCGCCTTCGCCGCCCTCGTGGCGATCCTCGGGGCGACCGGCCGGCTGAACCTGCCGCCGCGGGGCGACGCTCCGGTGATCCTGGGCGTGGCCCTGCTGCACATGGTGGGGTTCTCCACGCTCACGGCGGCGGGGCTCGCGTACCTCCCGGCGGGCAAGGCGATCGTGCTCGGCTACACGACGCCGCTCTGGGTGGCACTCGCCGCCCCCGTCATCCTCGGGGAGAGGCTGGCGCGCGGGAGCGCGATCGGCGTCGCGACCGGGCTCGCGGGTCTCGCGGTCCTGCTGAACCCCTTCGCCTTCGACTGGACCGCCCGGGACACGATCATCGGCTGCGCCCTCGTGCTGGCCGCCTCGCTGTGCTGGGCCGCCAACATCCTGGTCGGACGGGCGCACCGGTGGATCGCGCCGCCCTTGCAGCTGCTGCCCTGGCAGACCGCGCTCGCCGGCACGGTGCTGACGCTCGCCGCGCTGCTGCGCGAGGGACCGCCGCACGTCGCCTGGACGGGCGAGACGATCGGCCTTCTGGCGTTCAGCGGCCTCGTCGGCACCGGGCTGGCCTACTGGGCGATGTCGATGGTCACGCGGTCGTTGCCGGCGCTCGCGACGGCTTTGGGCGTGACGGCGACCCCGATCGTCGGGATCGCCATCGCGACCGCAATGCTCGGCGAGCCTCTGGACGGGACGCTCGCGGTGTCGGCGGCGCTGGTCGTGGGCGGCATCGTCGCCAGCACCGTCGCGGCGTCGCGCTGA
- a CDS encoding FAD-dependent monooxygenase has product MARRILITGASIAGTTAAWWLGRAGFDVTVVERAPAFRDGGQNVDVRGIGRTILREMGLERAALARGTGEEGTAWVDGTGRVRARFMAGETEGEGPTAEMEILRGDLARLLYEASTGHAAYRFDDGIARVEEDGTVAFAGGGTARYDAVIVAEGVGSATRERVFPGENDPRWMDLTIAYLTIPRTPADDRLWRWYNAPGGRSLSLRPDPYGTTRAMLSVHGPLPEAQGWDAARQKAFLRERFRDAGWEAPRVLAALDDTDDFYFDVLRQVRMPRWSRGRIALTGDAAWCATPLAGIGATLAITGARVLAGELARGGDVPGALAAYERAMRPMVGQAQGVPKIAPRLMHPRTRAGIRVLHAALRAASKPALRGVAGRLFGGSREEPDLSRYVEGRADTDIPTARG; this is encoded by the coding sequence ATGGCCCGCCGGATCCTGATCACCGGTGCCAGCATCGCTGGCACCACCGCCGCCTGGTGGCTCGGTCGCGCCGGCTTCGACGTCACGGTGGTCGAACGCGCGCCCGCTTTTCGCGATGGCGGCCAGAACGTCGACGTGCGCGGGATCGGCCGCACGATCCTGCGCGAGATGGGGCTGGAGCGGGCGGCGCTCGCCCGCGGCACCGGCGAGGAAGGCACCGCCTGGGTGGACGGCACGGGCCGGGTCCGGGCGCGCTTCATGGCCGGGGAGACCGAGGGCGAGGGCCCGACCGCCGAGATGGAGATCCTGCGCGGCGACCTCGCGCGCCTCCTCTACGAGGCGAGCACCGGCCACGCCGCCTACCGCTTCGACGACGGTATCGCGCGGGTCGAGGAGGACGGGACCGTCGCCTTCGCGGGCGGCGGCACCGCGCGCTACGACGCCGTGATCGTCGCCGAGGGCGTCGGCTCCGCGACCCGCGAGCGGGTGTTTCCGGGCGAGAACGACCCGCGCTGGATGGACCTGACGATCGCCTACTTGACGATCCCTCGCACGCCCGCCGACGACCGGCTCTGGCGCTGGTACAACGCGCCCGGCGGCCGCAGCCTCTCGCTGCGCCCCGACCCCTACGGGACCACCCGGGCGATGCTCTCGGTCCACGGGCCCCTGCCGGAGGCGCAGGGCTGGGACGCCGCCCGCCAGAAGGCCTTCCTGCGCGAGCGCTTCCGGGATGCCGGCTGGGAGGCGCCGCGGGTGCTCGCGGCCCTCGACGACACCGACGACTTCTACTTCGACGTGCTGCGCCAGGTGCGGATGCCGCGCTGGTCGCGCGGCCGCATCGCGCTCACCGGCGACGCCGCCTGGTGCGCGACCCCGCTCGCCGGCATCGGCGCCACGCTGGCGATCACCGGGGCGCGGGTGCTCGCCGGGGAACTCGCCCGCGGCGGCGACGTGCCGGGGGCGCTCGCGGCCTACGAACGGGCGATGCGTCCGATGGTCGGGCAGGCGCAGGGCGTGCCGAAGATCGCGCCCCGGCTGATGCATCCGCGCACGCGGGCCGGCATCCGCGTGCTGCATGCGGCTTTGCGCGCGGCGAGCAAACCGGCCCTGCGCGGCGTCGCGGGGCGGCTGTTCGGGGGATCGCGGGAGGAGCCGGACCTATCGCGCTACGTGGAGGGGCGGGCCGACACGGACATCCCGACAGCACGCGGGTGA
- a CDS encoding SMP-30/gluconolactonase/LRE family protein — protein sequence MSGWAGLFCDRACILGEGPAAHPGLGRLYWLDILGKHLAERPFSGGSTVLHDLPVMASMVARVDDHTQLLGAEDGLYLRDIATGRLRLLTPLEADRPETRSNDGRVHPSGALWLGTMGKQAEKGLGAIYWFFRGEIRTLFTGLTIPNAIAFSGDGTSATFADSEAGTIWRIATDPATGLPVGERRVFVQVPASEGAPDGAVIDAEGLLWNARWGGASLDAYAPDGTRVRSIAMPARQVTCPAFIGADADTLVVTSATEGLDPDRTDDRFAGRTFSVPGKVKGRFEPPVRVE from the coding sequence ATGAGCGGCTGGGCCGGCCTCTTCTGCGACCGCGCCTGCATCCTCGGCGAGGGACCGGCGGCGCATCCCGGCCTCGGCCGGCTGTACTGGCTCGACATCCTCGGCAAGCATCTCGCCGAGCGACCGTTTTCGGGCGGCAGCACGGTTCTGCACGACCTGCCGGTGATGGCCTCGATGGTGGCGCGGGTCGACGACCACACCCAGCTGCTGGGCGCCGAGGACGGCCTGTATCTCCGCGACATCGCCACCGGCCGCCTGCGGCTGCTGACGCCGCTCGAGGCCGACCGGCCCGAGACCCGCTCCAACGACGGCCGGGTCCACCCGAGCGGCGCGCTCTGGCTCGGCACGATGGGCAAGCAAGCCGAGAAGGGGCTCGGCGCGATCTACTGGTTCTTCCGCGGCGAGATCCGGACCCTGTTCACCGGCCTCACCATCCCGAACGCCATCGCGTTCTCAGGTGACGGCACCTCCGCGACCTTCGCCGATTCGGAGGCCGGCACGATCTGGCGCATCGCCACCGATCCGGCGACCGGCCTGCCGGTCGGCGAGCGCCGGGTCTTCGTGCAGGTCCCGGCCTCCGAGGGCGCGCCGGACGGAGCGGTGATCGACGCGGAGGGCCTGCTCTGGAACGCGCGCTGGGGCGGCGCCAGCCTCGACGCCTATGCCCCCGACGGCACCCGGGTGCGCAGCATCGCGATGCCGGCCCGCCAGGTGACCTGCCCGGCCTTCATCGGCGCGGACGCCGACACCCTCGTGGTCACCTCGGCGACGGAAGGGCTCGATCCGGACCGGACCGACGACCGCTTCGCCGGGCGGACGTTTTCCGTGCCGGGGAAGGTGAAGGGGCGGTTCGAGCCTCCCGTGCGGGTGGAGTAG
- a CDS encoding aldose epimerase family protein produces MSDPVPVGTMPDGSPILEVRLEGEGLAVAVLSLGAALRRLDFQGRPMVLGRDDAHDYVAKTPHFGAIVGRFANRIAGGRFTLDGTAYELPRNEGGRTHLHGGTRGFSRRNWTFAEVGARAVTLTYRAADGEEGYPGALTATCTYAITGPGTLRTTLTATTDAATLVNLTNHSYFNLLLPPDGGPAPTIDDHVIEIPAESYLPVDDAQIPTGAVAPVAGTRFDLRAPTRIGTQDFDHAFVLGRETVSEPRPVARVTAAGSDVALTVLATAPAVQFYDGTQLPKANLGFAARTALCLEPEAYPDAPNHPDFPSAVLRPGETYRQIIAYRFAKETAR; encoded by the coding sequence ATGAGCGATCCCGTCCCCGTCGGCACGATGCCGGACGGCAGCCCGATCCTGGAGGTGCGCCTGGAGGGCGAGGGGCTCGCGGTCGCGGTCCTGAGTCTCGGGGCGGCGCTCCGCCGGCTCGACTTCCAGGGCCGCCCGATGGTGCTCGGACGCGACGACGCCCACGACTACGTGGCGAAGACCCCGCATTTCGGCGCGATCGTCGGGCGCTTCGCCAACCGCATCGCCGGCGGGCGCTTCACCCTCGACGGCACGGCCTACGAGCTGCCCCGCAACGAGGGCGGCCGCACCCACCTCCACGGCGGGACGCGGGGCTTCTCGCGCCGCAACTGGACGTTCGCGGAGGTCGGCGCGCGCGCGGTGACCCTGACCTACCGGGCGGCCGATGGCGAGGAGGGCTATCCGGGGGCGCTCACCGCCACCTGCACCTACGCCATCACCGGCCCCGGCACCCTGCGCACCACGCTGACCGCGACGACGGATGCCGCCACCCTCGTCAACCTGACGAACCACAGCTACTTCAACCTGCTGCTGCCGCCCGATGGCGGCCCGGCCCCGACGATCGACGACCACGTGATCGAGATCCCGGCGGAATCGTACCTGCCGGTCGACGATGCCCAGATCCCGACCGGCGCGGTCGCTCCGGTCGCCGGTACCCGCTTCGACCTGCGCGCGCCCACCCGCATCGGGACGCAAGACTTCGACCACGCCTTCGTGCTCGGGCGCGAAACCGTCTCCGAGCCCCGCCCCGTCGCCCGGGTCACGGCGGCGGGCAGCGACGTGGCGCTGACGGTGCTGGCGACCGCCCCGGCCGTGCAGTTCTACGACGGCACGCAGTTGCCCAAGGCGAACCTCGGCTTCGCGGCCCGCACCGCGCTCTGCCTGGAGCCCGAGGCCTATCCCGACGCACCGAACCACCCGGACTTCCCGAGCGCGGTGCTTCGCCCGGGCGAGACCTACCGCCAGATCATCGCGTACCGCTTCGCCAAGGAGACCGCCCGATGA
- a CDS encoding FadR/GntR family transcriptional regulator: protein MDELGAETVPRHAPGHARVARALGTGIVAGRYAQGDVLPGEPVLLARFGVSRTVLREAIKTLAGKGMIETRTRVGTRVRERAAWNLFDRDVLAWTIEAGIDPRFLSDLAEIRLAIEPAAAALAAARRNAADLDTLDACVAAMRAAPGLDPAFARADVAFHLALAEASGNRFMHSVGAVTEAALDVLFHLSRPTDPQAHDVAWRTHAAIAAAIRAGDGAAAATATEAAVRDGLKNSAAAVERAPRAPYPEASPPCTRRNPT, encoded by the coding sequence TTGGATGAACTCGGCGCCGAAACCGTGCCACGGCATGCCCCGGGCCACGCCCGGGTCGCCCGGGCGCTCGGCACCGGCATCGTCGCCGGACGTTACGCGCAAGGCGACGTGCTGCCGGGCGAGCCGGTCCTGCTCGCGCGCTTCGGGGTGTCGCGCACGGTCCTGCGCGAGGCGATCAAGACGCTCGCGGGCAAGGGCATGATCGAGACCCGCACCCGGGTCGGCACGCGGGTGCGCGAGCGGGCGGCCTGGAACCTGTTCGACCGCGACGTGCTCGCCTGGACCATCGAGGCCGGCATCGACCCGCGCTTCCTCAGCGACCTCGCCGAGATCCGCCTCGCCATCGAGCCGGCGGCGGCGGCGCTCGCCGCCGCGCGTCGGAATGCGGCCGACCTCGACACGCTGGACGCCTGCGTCGCGGCGATGCGAGCGGCCCCGGGCCTCGACCCGGCCTTCGCCCGGGCCGACGTCGCCTTCCACCTCGCGCTGGCCGAGGCCTCCGGCAACCGGTTCATGCACTCGGTCGGCGCGGTGACGGAGGCGGCGCTCGACGTGCTGTTCCACCTGAGCCGCCCGACCGATCCGCAGGCGCACGACGTCGCCTGGCGCACCCACGCGGCGATCGCGGCGGCGATCCGGGCCGGCGACGGCGCGGCCGCCGCGACGGCGACCGAGGCGGCGGTGCGCGACGGCCTGAAGAACAGCGCCGCGGCGGTGGAGAGAGCCCCCCGGGCGCCCTATCCTGAGGCGAGCCCGCCCTGCACCCGGAGGAACCCGACATGA
- a CDS encoding SDR family oxidoreductase, whose protein sequence is MAAIYPDLAGKVVVVTGGGSGIGAELVRHFARQQARVGFLDIADGPSRALASELEGQGLAVAFEHADVTDIPALKAAIGRVRERFGPVDVLMNNAAHDERHPTEEVTEAYWDGRIAVNLKHQFFAAQAVLPDMKAKGAGAIVNFGSVSWMIGQGGMAAYTACKSGVIGLTRSLARDFGPYGIRVNALAPGWIMTERQLALWVTPESEAEINARQCLKRKLVPADVARFAVFLASEEAGACTNQHYVVDGGWV, encoded by the coding sequence TTGGCGGCAATCTATCCGGACCTTGCGGGCAAGGTCGTGGTGGTGACGGGCGGCGGCTCCGGCATCGGGGCCGAGCTGGTCCGGCACTTCGCGCGGCAGCAGGCGCGGGTCGGCTTCCTGGACATCGCGGACGGGCCCTCGCGGGCGCTCGCCTCCGAGCTCGAGGGGCAAGGCCTCGCGGTCGCCTTCGAGCACGCCGACGTCACCGACATTCCGGCCCTGAAGGCCGCGATCGGCCGGGTGCGCGAGCGCTTCGGCCCGGTCGACGTGCTGATGAACAACGCGGCCCACGACGAGCGCCACCCCACCGAGGAGGTGACGGAGGCCTACTGGGACGGCCGCATCGCGGTGAACCTCAAGCACCAGTTCTTCGCCGCCCAAGCCGTCCTGCCCGACATGAAGGCGAAGGGCGCCGGCGCGATCGTGAATTTCGGCTCGGTCTCGTGGATGATCGGCCAGGGCGGCATGGCCGCCTACACCGCCTGCAAGTCGGGGGTGATCGGGCTGACGCGCTCGCTCGCCCGGGATTTCGGACCCTACGGCATCCGCGTCAACGCGCTGGCGCCGGGCTGGATCATGACCGAGCGCCAGCTCGCCCTCTGGGTGACGCCGGAATCCGAGGCCGAGATCAACGCCCGCCAGTGCCTCAAGCGCAAGCTGGTGCCGGCGGACGTCGCCCGCTTCGCGGTCTTCCTCGCCTCGGAGGAGGCCGGCGCCTGCACCAACCAGCATTACGTCGTCGACGGCGGCTGGGTGTAG